ttcagaaacctatggtTGATATCATACATACActgtccgttctttatactgtcagtggatATTACACGTTTTTATGATGCGGAATAAAGTGGTTGTCTGTgatgaatgaagtgaaacagagacaggaTTATTCCCCTCTGCATTTTCCATTAAGAACATAAAAGCCATTAATGGTTGGCTTTTTCAAAAAAGGCTCTAGTATAATTTTTGGttgatgaaatataaaagacCATTTACTGCTCTCCAATACATAATCCTTCCCCTTTTCTaacctctcctccctcctaaTAATTTTACTACAGTCCCTAAGATGGAGTGTCTATTTGTCTATGGAAgctcatgtttgcatgttgcaACAACCATTTTAATGTCAGACATATTTAAGTGTGCCTGTTTGTAGTGTGCCTTTGACTTGTCGGATTAGCTCTTTTCACACTGTCTCCGCCCTCTCCTGATTCCTCACTGGTGATGACAGTGATTATGCATACGTCCCAGCAGCTACATGTGTGGCCAACACACTTCCCTTATTCTTCTGAGAGGAGGAAGCGGGCAGCCGCAACCCCTATTGAGCTGCCAAAGCCCTGACAATGATCTCGGGCTGAACGAGGGGATGAAGTGGAGAAAGCAAAAAGGGGGCGAACAGGCCTCATGAACAGAcgtgtggggggggggagttAATAAGGCGTCTTTGTCCCCGGGGAGGTCGCTCCCTAGTGGGAGGAGATGCCTTCAGTCGTGGGGCCACAACGGCTGAAAATGAACCATGGGCTCAATTTTTCAACACATCACTGAGATTTAAGACGAAATTGGTTCAACACGCCCCCGCGATGATGACAAGaagtctctctctgttcactgTTGCCATAGAAACAGGGATTGGGTCTCTCTACACTGGTAAAGACTGTGATACCCCTTCAATGGTTGGGAAATTAGACAGCTAAGCCACAGATTTAAAGCGGTACATAGTCCCAAAACATCTCTCTCattatatttcaaatatgaaatgtgttatAAGATAGTTTAATTTAAACCCAAAAATAAGCCTTTTAAGTCAGATAACTGCATAATGTAATATCTGTAAAATCTGctactcctcctcttccacagaacaaaaacaacaatatagaGATTTATGTGACATCAACACGTCTATAATAGCGCGGTGTACTGTTGACTATACAGAAACTAAAAATAAGTGATCGCAGATAGTCAGAAGTGACAGCAGATCAATCTTAAGGAAACAAAAGTATGTCTGCTGTGTTGAAAAAAGGTCTGTTCCTTCTGATGCAGCTCTACAGTGTGTGGATCTGTTCTGGGATGTTTTACGATGTTGTTATTGTGGAAATTTCTATCACTGCTGATCAAAATCTGAAGCCAAACTCGTGCTGCCTTGCTTTTCACTGCTTGCACATGATGGTCACGCAGCATCACACAAACAGTAAACCTGTTACTGACCTGAGGACAGAGCAGTGGCGAGTAAGCAGTTTATACTCTCAGTCAGGTCTGATAGAGATAAGCAGGTCAGCTGTTTTGATGGATTTCATGTAGTAGGAGAGCTCGGCGATCTGGTGCACATGCCGTGGCCTCCCTCTGACCACGATCAGGGCGATGAGTTGCTGTGTAACATGTGATTTGGTGGAAATAAACTCAGTGCCAACCTACATAGATGTACCATTGTGGCTTTGCCTTGCCTCCTCCCTGAGACACCCatgcagcattaaaaacatgCGGCTGGCAGACTCCGTGATGCATCCACGGGACCCTCACATCAGTCAAACCGTGTTGCATCAGTGAGGACAGCTTCTGCCTGAAGGGAGTGAAGCTCTTTGGTCTGATcttgaggatgtgtgtgtgcctcacaCGAGAGTAGGAAGTGACATATCTACCAGCCCCTCTCTGTTATGTCTATTCAggcccccctctcctctcagctGAGGTTTGAGTTATcggggagaggagcagggacgACAGCAGGGGTGAGTTGTTACCATGCTAATTCACTCCTGGTCCTCACTAAAAACACAAGGAAACCAGCTGAGAGGCATGAGAGCGAGGTgcccaaaaaaaagagagtctTTCACAGCACTTTGGCTCTTTATTATACTACCATACACTTAATTGTGAGTTGGCATGGCAATGAACAGCCCTCATAATGGCAGCAGCTGGGGGTGAtgtgggagaaagaggaggtgtgGGGGAGGGAGAGTCAGGGGTGCATGTAGATGTTACGTAACACAGAAGACCAGCCTGCCAGCACTTGTGGCATTAGCATATGTATTAACttgtgcagagtgtgtgtgtggtagtgcTGTATATCAAAAGCTTTAGCCATGTTACTTTCTGTTTATCTAATGaggtctctctttttttcctccctcaggTCCTTCGTACTCATGTGATGGTGCGTGTTGGAGGTGGCTGGGACACATTAGAGCACTATTTGGACAAGCATGACCCGTGTCGCTGTGCTGCTTTTGGTGAGGTCACTTCCTATTCCTCGTCTGAACAActtattttttgtgttgcatAATTCGTAACGCATTtaagaaacagaacagacatTCACATCTGATGTACTACACATAAAACTATCATTTTACTACTGACTTGATTTGATATTGTTTCATCTCCCAGCAACAATCAGTCTGTTTCATACTAACACAGCACCATAATTACTTTCCCAGCGAAATGATGCAGGGTCGTAATGGAAAATGTGCAGTCACTCTTGACGCTGTAATTCCTCTACTTGCTACCTGATCCCACGACGCATTTGTCTAGCAAATCATCACAACACTAAGACCTTTTTTGCTTATAAACTAGACGTCTGTCCCAAGCAGTCAGTGTTTACACTCGCTTTGATTAGCAGCACAGTGATGCATGCTCATAACTATGCTGGGTGAGACCGTTACTCCTTATCTGTGGGTCCAAACTGCTGCTGAAATGATGATGTCAAGGGCCGAGTGTCTGGCCTGGACAGCTGACTGTGGCTTAAATCATAATTGGTGTTACATTTCTAGCCACAAGAGGCCATGTTGAAGATCATACAGTATTAAGTGATCACCGAAGTGTTCTATAAATGTTCTCCCTAAATGGTGGGATCATCAGTATTTCTCTGGTCTGGTTCATCTCTCTAGGTCCGGAAAGAATACAATATTATCTGCTGCTGCTATCTAAGAGCTTGATTACATTGATGTGGTTTGCTATGATGTATTTCTGGACCTCTAAATGACTTTCATCCACATTGATTCTGCAGTCTGTCTGACAATGTTGGTTAGACGCCCGTCTTAAACACTTTTTATCAATCTGTCTCCCCAGCTCACCGCTACCACCAAGCTAAACCCAGTGGACAAGGTCAGGGAGGTCATAGCAAGTCCTCCAGTGCCCACTCCTCCCGCTCCACTAGTCCAGGTCCACACTGGCGAAATGATGGCATAGCACCGTACAAACCTCCAGACAGACGGTCCTTGGAGCCCCCACCTGCTCCATGTGCTCTTTCCGCCTCCACACGGCCCGGCCGTTCTCAGAACCCATCCGGCTCCACTGAGACTGACTCTGGTGCAGCACGTACTCTGCTCCCACGGCCGCCACGAGACCGCTCAGAACCCCGCCACTTTAATCCTctcaggtgagtgtgtgtgtctacgcAAGGGTGCGGATAAGTGTTGGGATAAGTGTGTTACCGTGATAAGAAATTAATCTCTCCCGAGTAGCCTGTGCAGGCCACGGTCAGGTTTTGATGTTTGCTCTTTCGTGcccacagacagaacagaaacacgcaaacacacacagaactggGAAATAAACACACGTCAGGAAGCCACAGATTAGACCAGAGCAGATTTATCTAATCTCAGGTGACGTTGGCCAGATAAATCCGTCTCACACAGCCACTTCTGCAGCACATCCTAGTGGCTAAAAGTCAGACACCAAACATGTTTACTCAGCTCTCCTTTCTGCCCAGTCTCCTCTCTTCTACTTTCATTCAGTTAATTAGACCGTTGACTAAAGATAGCTGTGATCCTCTGTGAGCTGTTGCTCAAGCCTTTCTTCTCTTGCCATGGTGAACAGATTGTCTGAATTAGTATGCAGTCAGTGTCAAAGGAAACCACACATCATCTTGATATGCCTCTGAAGTGACATATCAGTGATAGAGTAGTGGCCAGGCTGCTGGTATCAGAGTAGTGGCATTTTAAAGCCATCATTATTCGTGGCTCTCCCTATGAGATATAAAGATAGAAGATCTGCTTATGTTGATCATGAAGCTGGTTAAAGGTTTAGCCGCATACCTTCCCTATATGTCAGAGTGTGAAGGCGCCATTGTTTAACACAATTCGGAGCTGAATGGTGGTTTACTTTGGCTCCGAGCCAATGTTTGGATCATTTCTGGACCAGGCGATGGCTCAGACCAGACGTCAAGGCAACAGCTCATTCGAATTAACCCTGTGTGGGTGGGGCATCCCCTTTCAAGTGCGCCAGACCAGATAAAGACTAATCTGACAACTATCCCTAGACAACTGTTCATAGCTAACCGGGAAAGTAGGTCAACAGGTGGGCTGCATGCGGGAAAATTACCATGCCTGAAGTATACTAAATATATTTCTGAGGATAATTTTAGAAGTCCGGTTTAATTAAactctaaataaaaacagcactGTATCCTCACgaccaaaactaaaaacacttgACCGATGAGTTTTTTAATGCAGTTAGGCAAGCATCAGGGAGAAGAAAATACTGAATTTGGCAACAAAGAAGCGTGTTCAGCTTGTATGAACATATATAATGCAAATAATTGTATTAAAAATTACTAAAATAGCACTAAAACTCATCTTTGATGCAGTATTCtcagaaaataatcaaaattatttcattttagaaacttcctgcagttattgtcCTTAAAATCTGACATGATTATACAGTTAAatctttgtttgtattgttatatatactgtatatatgtacgTATAAATGACTCTTTGTCTCCTCCCTACATTGTAGGAATAAGGAGACAAAGTTACCAGTGACAAGACGTCTGTCTGGAGACAGTGACTCCTCGACAGCCTCCTCtaagggtggaggaggaggtggagggggacgGTACTCTCTTGGTGGTGCTTCTCGGCGCTCTGGTGAAGAGGTAGTTCTGCTTGTCAATCGCAAGGAGGGTAAGCATATGATCGAGAGGCCTGGAGCTGGAAATCAGACCCCATCCCTGCGTCCTTCAATACCCCGTGCACGCAGCCAGTCTCGGGAACGATCTGGACTCACTCCACTACTCAAACCCAACCCACCACAAGGATCTTCTGATGGATCACGGGCATCTCGCACAGAGAGGGGCCGCTCTGTTGGAAACGATGGCCCGAGGAGGTTCCACGCTCCACGTTCCCACAGCCAGAGTAAGTTATCCAGCCGCACACGGTCAAGTGACGCCAGCCCTGGACCTGTTTCCCGCTACCCTCAACCCCCCTCCTCAGACAGAAGAGAGGACCTCCGGGTCAAACAAGTGCCCCCATCCTCTCCCAGATTAGGTGGGTTCACCAAAAGGCAGTCATCCTCGTGCACTAACTCACCTATTAAAGGAGtccagaacaacaacagcagcccCAGCAAGAAGACTGTGACTACTCCTAGACCTCCTGCCCCTCGCTCACCCTCCATAGGCAAAGGTAGACTACTCCCACCAGTCAACTCAGGGGGGCGGCGTTCACCACACTCATCTCCCCGCAACTCACACCATCATGCTGTCCGCTCCCCTCGGACGTTACAGGGCCCACGCTCTGCTGGGCGAGGCCACCATAGGAACTGGTCTGACCAGGAGCGCCAGgagtcagaggaggaagaagtggGCCTTGGTTTCCAGATGTTGCCAACACTAGACCCCCAGAGAGAACAGGATCTGTATCGCAGCTTTGAGGCTGAGTTTCTGGCCAATACACAGCAGGTTAAAGAGGTTCATAACAGAGGTCCAGGAGGAGTGACCCTGCTGGGAGCTGGGACACATTTAGTGCCAGTACCCACTGATCCTAATGTCACTGACTCCGCTTATTCCTCTtcaaactcttcctcctcctccctgaatGTGGGGGCAAAGATAGGAGCTCTGCCTGACCTCAGGGAATCCAAGAGAACTAATCCCCGTCACTTCCCACTGGAGGACCCTTTAAATTTACTTTATGGACACAATTTTGGAGGACCACACAATTTTGGTCCAGGAGAACCTGAGCACTGGGGGGAGCGTGGAGGTCTCAAGAAGCTCCCAGCCATCTCTAGTTCCACAGAAGAGAGGGAACTTCCATCATCGCTTCCCGGTCTCAGAGACACAAATTCAGACATATTGATGCATCAGGTCCCCTCACAGCCTGCTTTCCTCTGTAGGAATATGAATGGAGACCATGGAGGTTTTCCTCCTACAGGGGGGCTGACAGGTCAGCAGGGTCAGCTTGGCTGGGGCACAGGTCCTGAAGGAGATGTTCCTCTAGAGAATCACCAGCCAAACTTACCTTATGACCTAGAAAACGGTGACGGCAGTGATGACCTCCCGCCCCCAGAGGCTTGTCCATCACCAGTgccccttcctccctctgagGACTGCTCCTTCCAGGATTCCTCTAGTGAAAACTCTTCCATGTGCTTCAGCCTGAGCGAATCCCGCTCTGAGTCCCCCCCACCATCTTCACCTCTAGCCAATGGAGACCCAGATGGAGAAGTGTTGCAGACTAAACAGGGGcaaaagaagggagagagggtAGCATCTGTCTCAAAGCACAAAATGAGAACCAGGGTCAGGCCTCGCATTGACAATAGGCCAGAAAACAGCCCCTCACGTATCCCCACCCCAGTCAGCTACAGAGATCTTCAGGCTCATGGCTCGCTTTCCCCATGCCACACTCCACCGCTATCCCCTCACTCTTCGCACTCTACCGGTCATCCAGCAACATGCAAGGGCTTCCAGGCCTTCGCGGATATGATCCATCCTCAACAACGTTCCCCAGCCATGGGCAACAAAGATTGCTCTTACCCTGGACAGTCAGGGAGCCTGGACACTGAAGCTTGGATGTAGCACAAATGATACAGGGGGTTGTTGTCATGAACTCTGACTActgtgtaaagaaaaaagactTAAGACTGGGCTATAGACTGTTTTCATTGCATGTCTAACACTCCTTCTTTTTCACTTAGTTTCTCAcgttgcttttattttgcactCAAGCCAAATTATTTATTACCAAAGGAACGGTCTTTAATATtacttttactgtcattttaatGTGTGCATGGGGATGCTTTTGCCAATCatatggtgttttatttttcttttctttttttttctttaaagacaCTTGTGAAATTCTTGatacagagagatagagagagagcatATGTGCTGCCATGTGCCCCATTGAGGGTTATGGTGAAGTGCCAGGGATTTAAAGCTGCAACTCCATAAAACACTAAACCTTTAGTTAGATAGATCGGCGCCCTCTTGTGGTTTGCCAAAGCATCTCTGCTTGCCTTGATAGTCAAAGTACTGATATGACTGTGATATTTTCAGTCCCTCAACATCAGTGTTCTTCACATATGATCCactatattcatatttacagtatactAAGTAACATAGGTAAAGGTACCCCCATAATACATGCACTACCAATCTCTGTACAGTTGTCTGTTGTTATTAATGTCGACTTTTCACAGCAATCGATGTGGTTTAAGatagatatttgttttaatgtgttacaggttttaaacattattttaatgcagTAAAACATTCTCCTTTCTAAGTGGattaagtgtaaaaaaaaaaaaaaagatgagcatTGAAGGTTGTATTACTTTGTGTCATTGTcactgaaacagaaatgttgagCGCTCTTCCTCTGACCAAACTGTACTCTGGAAAACAATGTGCAAAGGTGAAATGAATGTGTACATACACGTTGATGTGGGTATTTTGTACATAAAAAGGCATTGAATATACAGTTTAATGTACATACTCACTGTAATCAGTTCTGTGCTGCCTTAGCTATGCAATATCGGTGTTGGAAATGCCTTGACAATTCCCTTTGCCTTAAAGTTTGTTCGCAGGTtagtttttgaatgtttttgctcGACATCACTTAAGATCTATTCGGTAACACTACATTGCCATCGTTAACTATTTATGACAATAGAACATTTGCGGTGTTTGAGTGTGAATGTGGGTGGGGAAAAAATGAGGAACATTGCCAATTTTTAGttataaattatatttgatGTAGGTGTACAATTCAtgataaagatatttaatttattgcCTCTGAatcctgtttgttgttttgaaacaCAAGAAGCCAGATAACCTAGTTAGAGGATAGATTTCAAAGAAGTGGCACAATCTAtggtgacatctagtggctaaagaaagacatgttttattcacagtCAAAAGAGGTACAGTTGTACCTTTTCCTCTGTACATTTGGACTGACATGTTCAGGTGCTGTTTATAGCCGATATCAATGGTATTATAAGGTGAAGTTTGATGGATGAAGAATGATTTTGACTCGAGTGTGTGCAACAGTGCATGAATAATAGATACTGTAACTGGATATGTTCTCTTGTGACGCTCTTGCGCAGTCGTCAAGAGCATGAAAGGCCAGACTCCAGCAACTGTATGTCTGTATTTGGTGTGTAATCGGTATTTGAAAGTAGGAATTGCGGTGTTAGTGCCCTGCAGAAAATCTTACAACCTccaaaaacatctttgtttgtCAATTCAGATAATTTGGTTAGCCTCACAGCAAGCAAGAAGGTTCCCAGTTTGAACCTTGTTTATCTGTGTGGAGttctctccggcttcctcccacagtccaaagacatccacttaataggttaattggtgactctaaattgcctgtaggtgtgaatgtttgtctctttgtgccctgtgatgagctggcaacttgtcTAGGGTGTACCCAAAGTCAgatgggataggctccagccctgccgtaaccctgatgaggataagcaattacagataatggatgggtGAATATTTTAGCAGGGCGCAAACACAGTGAATAGgctagacaaaaaaaaagagtgtgcatatatttgtgtacatactgtatgagaATATGTACAGAGTTGTGAAGTGAAGAGGGGAGTGATGCtggtctaatttatttatttatgaaatgaaaCCTCATTGGGCTCGAGTGACAGCTGTGTCCTGAGTATGTTAAGCGAGCTTTAGGTGAATCCAAATGAGTTTGAGGGGCCCaacatgtagaaacatttaAGATTTTCAGTTCTTTCTGTACCCTGTGAAGAGACGTGATAAAGAGTTCAAATGTTACCGGTTTAAAAACTGGTActgcagacaaactaaacacatcTGGGCTATTTTGCGATATTCACAGATACAGTAATTTGATTTAATGCTGACTCCTCATTGCTACAAATAATTTATGATGTATCAGTATTGTTAGAGCTACATTGATCCGATATGTAGCCTGTCATCAGTTTCACCTGTGTAAAAGTAATTCTTATTTGAAGACATTTGCATTTTGATCAACTGGTGTTTAAAAATCGGCCAGTTATGTGAACTGTGACTTCATACAAACACAGCGTTTGGTTATCAATCGCAGAAAGAGGGATTGTCCTCGCATAATCTGCTCTTTGTTCTGCACAGCTTCATGCAGTTTTCATgaaagtctctctctccttctctctatcCCCAATCAGCGAAATCTGAATGTTAATGATCAGACAATTCTCTTGTTTGCTATTTTTATTCTCACTAAAAACTTCAGTTATAAATGTACAGATTGCTTGACATTGTGGAATTTGTATGTATAAAATAGCAATACTgcaacatttcactgttttttctctctctctctctctctctctctcttgaagTTGAAAATGCTGTCAAGTTGTTCTTGTAataaatattttcctctgaagtTTATGAATTTTCtctgatacatttttcatgtagAGCTTTGGTCGCAGTGTGGAGAATGTGAACGTGGATAATAATATTCTTGATGCACAATGTGATTTACTACATTTTTGTActtgaaacaaaatgtttttgttgcataAGATGTATGATAATATGTGTAATTGTCCCATTTATCCATCTATTCAATCCAGTTATTATATCTTCATCACATATTATCATCATCGTGGGTCAAAGGGAAATTAACTGCAGATTTTTCAGTCTGAAgtttaaaaatgcaacaaagcTGACTACATTATACCCTGTCCTGACTTTGAAGATGTGCAGAGTAGGAGTAATGCATATTTTTGCCAGTTTATTTGGTAAAATACACAATACTTGCTAAAACTAATACTGTACAACAGTCCTTCTAgtgttacatttctgttttagaaCAATGTTGATTCAGCTTTATGATAATTTTATAGGCTGTACTTTGTGGTGCTCTGTTACACTCAGAGGTATTtagtaattatttaatgattatttactctaatatatttaaattaaattgcaaaacaaaagaaacacctctcagtctaaattatttaaaacatttctcaatATAGAATAAATTATGTGCACAGTTTAGAGTGCATCAGATATACACTTGCAACTGACTATACTGACATTATATTAATTCATTATATTCTATGAATACTTTACTCTTTCGGTAACTGCATAGACAAATCTCAACCACTTTCTCAAGACAGAGGAGATGGTGATTGACTTCAGGAGGCCAGAGGCCACCTGAGAACATACCGGTGAGCATCCAGGGATTAGATATCGAGATGGTGGTAGTATATAGTccacctcaacaataaactggactggtcgGACAACACTGATGTCCTGTATATTAAAGTTCAAAGTTGTCTTCACTTGCTGAtgagactgaggtcctttggagtgcAGTATGTGGTCGACTGCTGAGGGGGCCACAGAGAGGGCCAGTTCTGTCCTGGACTGCACTTTAGattccatagaggaagtggggcaGATcctgaacaactcctctcacctcctgcatgagactgtgggggccttaaacagactgctactcccaccatgtaataacagctgtcagactctagCACCTGACtattttctatgtatttcttatttatgagtaattccatatccaccttgtgtactagagctgctgtgacaagtgaatttctccAGTGTggaatcattaaagtctatcttttATCTTGTGTCCTGGACagtcctctggactccatagaggaagtgggtgagaggaggatgttagctcaccccctacatgacactgtggggtccctgagcagctccttcagcagcagactgttttctatttgatttcatttataatggtcactactcttgcaatattattatttgtatcatggtcactttctttgcaatatttcttacactatggtcacttcacattacaatacttttttttatatatcatgccacttttatcctcagtgtttttagtgtttattgtgtaggttattatttattattatttctgtctgtttaatttctgtctgtttattgtgtttttttttttttgccttttctatttttttctaattctgtagtgtatatgctacactttcctctaaacatttttattcttatgttgtctatcgtcactgtgtgtaatactgctgctgcactgtaatttcccagcttgagataaaaaatctatctatctatctatctatctatctatctatctatctatctatctatctatctatctatctatctatctatctatctatctattaattctttgcaatatttcttacactatagtcactttacattacaatactctttttatatatcatgccacttttatcctcagtacttgtctgttttgaaggttgattgtttttcgtgtttattgtgtaggttatagatatttctgtctgtttaatttctgtctgtttattgtgtttgtgtttgtttgttttttacttttttctaactctgtagtgtatgctacactttcctctgctgctgtaacaagtaaatccCCCCCTtggtggtgggatgaataaagtatatctaatctaatgaccttaaaatgattttctaaGTTAATTTATGCATGTTTACTTTATGCTGTACATCCAAAACAGTGCTgatcatacatatatatgcatatagCTGAAGCACAGCCCCTCTGTGAGCTGAAGGCTGACGCTGATGTCTGTTTGCAAACGTTATTTTGTGGAGAAGACGGAAGTAAATCAAGTGGGAGGGGACGAAAGGCCATCACAGcccctactactactactactactactgtcaCGGTAAGATGCTTGTGCAGATTTTCTTTCCAGTTCGTGTGCTAGTCTGATTTCACCTCCAGAAGGTACGCTGATTCGTTGGGTAAGGTTTAAACCAGTGAGGACAGATTAAGAGCTTAACTCTCCCGGCACAGGCTTCCTTAAGCCCGGACTCAGAAGGTCATGTCTCAGCTGTGTGAGGCTGGAGAAGGCGCTAGCTGACACTGACAGGCAGCACCGCACACATCCAGCCTTTAATAGCACCGCTCTCCATTCATTAACTACTGCAAACATGCAGGAATGGGCGAACCAGTTATGCGTGAGTAAATGATCGTGGATTTAACGTGGttaacttttatatatttaagctttttttttgttttgtttttttccagcgGTGCTCAGCTTAGCCTGCTATGCTAACGATAACGTCACGTTAGCCTGATGCTAACTAGCCTctacttcttttattttattcccctCTCTACTTTTTAACATCTTAACCTAAAGTCAGCCCGTGTGAAGAACTCACGACAACTCGTTTAACAACACGCTGTCAAGTGTTGGTGTCTGTCTGGACAGCTGGGTCAATTATCGGACAAATGTTTTCGTTGTAGCCGAGCTGCGTTTGTCAGTTAACTTGAGGCTAACGCAGGCTACATGAAGCTCAGTGAATGATGAAgctgctgcatgtttctgtcatttgataatgaaatcataaataaaCTCTAATAACCGACAGGCCTCTGAATTTTAAACGTAGCAGCGTCACGGGTTTTTATGTTTCAAGCAATTAAAGTTGATTTAAAATAGAGTTAATAGCTGTGCTGTTGTTATTTTGATGTGgtaaagtgtgtttatatggattatcaaatgaatgaaagtccTAATAATCATGCTGTCTGTT
This genomic stretch from Larimichthys crocea isolate SSNF chromosome III, L_crocea_2.0, whole genome shotgun sequence harbors:
- the gas2l1 gene encoding GAS2-like protein 2, with the translated sequence MADQSNIQSAASKSIRPFKSSEEYLYAMKEDLAEWLNTLYDLDITADTFMDGLGTGCALCRHANNVNRAAQDFQLEYPEAAQSMKMPSKDVVFQSRNVVPGSFVARDNVSNFITWCRQELWIKDVLMFETNDLVERCNEKNFVLCLLEVARRGSKFGMLAPMLIQLEEEIEEEIRDQESLGIGDAGEPAEQSSPSRCFSRKESSKSVDEDEDDEPDPEPFIWQQKRVLCDMRNLDELVREILGRCSCPAQFPMIKVSEGKYKVGDSSALIFIRVLRTHVMVRVGGGWDTLEHYLDKHDPCRCAAFAHRYHQAKPSGQGQGGHSKSSSAHSSRSTSPGPHWRNDGIAPYKPPDRRSLEPPPAPCALSASTRPGRSQNPSGSTETDSGAARTLLPRPPRDRSEPRHFNPLRNKETKLPVTRRLSGDSDSSTASSKGGGGGGGGRYSLGGASRRSGEEVVLLVNRKEGKHMIERPGAGNQTPSLRPSIPRARSQSRERSGLTPLLKPNPPQGSSDGSRASRTERGRSVGNDGPRRFHAPRSHSQSKLSSRTRSSDASPGPVSRYPQPPSSDRREDLRVKQVPPSSPRLGGFTKRQSSSCTNSPIKGVQNNNSSPSKKTVTTPRPPAPRSPSIGKGRLLPPVNSGGRRSPHSSPRNSHHHAVRSPRTLQGPRSAGRGHHRNWSDQERQESEEEEVGLGFQMLPTLDPQREQDLYRSFEAEFLANTQQVKEVHNRGPGGVTLLGAGTHLVPVPTDPNVTDSAYSSSNSSSSSLNVGAKIGALPDLRESKRTNPRHFPLEDPLNLLYGHNFGGPHNFGPGEPEHWGERGGLKKLPAISSSTEERELPSSLPGLRDTNSDILMHQVPSQPAFLCRNMNGDHGGFPPTGGLTGQQGQLGWGTGPEGDVPLENHQPNLPYDLENGDGSDDLPPPEACPSPVPLPPSEDCSFQDSSSENSSMCFSLSESRSESPPPSSPLANGDPDGEVLQTKQGQKKGERVASVSKHKMRTRVRPRIDNRPENSPSRIPTPVSYRDLQAHGSLSPCHTPPLSPHSSHSTGHPATCKGFQAFADMIHPQQRSPAMGNKDCSYPGQSGSLDTEAWM